From Pseudomonadota bacterium:
TCATCGGGTTGTCGCATTTTGTCGAAGAAGCGGAATTGCTGCGGACGATGGATCGCTACCTGGAGCTCCTCGTTCCGGGTCAGTCCGACGCGATCATGGCAGAGCTCACGACCTTTCTCAACCATCGCGATGTCGTTGGTTGGGTCTTGATCGTCACGATCCTTTTTTTCAGCTCGCTCGCCTTCACCGTACTGGAAAATGCGATGTCCGTGATCTTCCACCATCGGGCCGCCATCAAGCGGCGGCATTTCCTCATCTCGGCGCTCATCCCATACTGCTTTATCCTATCGCTGGGAATCGGTTTGCTGGTCGTGACGGTCGTGTCCGGCTCCCTCCAGACGATGGGCGCCGAGAACATCGACTTATTCGGCAAGACATTTTCGCTTGGCGGGCTCTCCGGGTTCCTGTTCTACGCAATCGGCGTGATCGGCGAAATTCTGGTCCTGTCTGCGATCTATCTCGTCATGCCGGTGGGTCGCTTGTCATGGCGTCACGCATTGATCGGCGGCGTCACAGCGGCGGTGTTGTGGGAGATCACCCGTCACATGCTCGTCGCCTACTTCTCGACATTGTCGCAAGTCAGCATCGTGTACGGTTCACTGACGACTTCTATCGTCGTGCTGCTGAGCCTGGAAATCGCGGCGATGGTTCTATTGATCGGCGCACAGGTCATCGCGGAATACGAGCGTTACCGTAGCGAGAGGGCCGCCGCGGCGCCCACAAAGTGAAGATGAAAAGGCGACGGATTTATTTTTGAGACCTTCGGGGGCGTCCTCTGCCCCGGTGCTCGAGGCGAATGCTCAGTTTTCGCTCAATCTCGTCTAGCTAGAAAACGCTGTGTGCCGGTCAGTTGTCCACAGCGCCTCCCGGATCAGAGTTTGTTCGGAAATGATGGACGGTAATCGGGCAGGCCTCGCCGCGTCCCGTTGAATACCGCCTGATACTAACGGAGGTCACCATGCTTCACGAGAAGCACCCCGCCCGCCTCATCTTCTTCGCTTTCTTGATCCTCTGCGCCGTGGTGATCGCCGCCCGGGCTGAGACCCAAAAGCTCACGACGACGGTGGGGCTGCAAAAGGTGCTTGCGGCAGCGGTGGCCAAGGCCGAGGAGATCGGGGTGCCCATGGGCATCGCGGTGGTAGACGCAGGGGCCAATTTGGTTGGCTTCATCAAGATGGACGGGCTTTCGTCCACACCCATTACACCGCCGAGGCCAAGGCCTATAGCGCCGCTTCGGTACGTAGGCCCATGCACGAGAGCGGCATACCCTCTGCGGTAAGCACCGAGATCGCCTCGGTGACCAGACGGCCGCTTCACCCCCCTCCCCGGCGGTCTGCCGCTCGTCATCGGGGGGCAGGTGGTTGGGGCCATCGGCGTGGGCAGCGGTAGCGGGGGACAGGACATCGCGGTGGCCACGGCGGGGGCGGAGGCGCTGAAGGGCGAGCGCGGAAGCGGGCTCTTGTCACCAGAGAAGTTCGATGCTTTTCTTGAATCGGCACCCTAGATCACGGGCTTCTGCGCTGCGCTGTGCGGACGCGCCCGTGAGAAGTTCGTCGCCTTAACCCCCTCCCATGCGTTTCAGCCGTCTGAGCCGGCAATCCCCTTTGCCCCATCACTCGCCCGAGACGCCAAAACACTCCCAACATGCTACCTCGCGCCGATGAAGGGCCCGAAAAGTCCCTGATTCCAGGTCGAGGACTCGTATGTTTGACAGCTCCCACGCCCAGCAGTAATGTGCCCTTTTGAGGAAAAATGGGGATATTTCCTTTATACGTCTTCTACTTCCCGCCGTTCACCGTCTCCGACGTGGGCGGCGAGCCGCTTGGAAGTACGGCGTCCCGCACGTCGGCAATGCCAACGTCGTCCGGATGCAACATAGTCGATGAGCATTACTGACTATCACGCCAAGTATCTCGCCCACGAACTCACCCGGCGCTGCGGGTCTGATAGCGTCGAGAAGCTAGCATCCGTGCTCGCCGACGCGCAGGTGGACCTCAACCCGCACCAAGTGGACGCCGCGCTGTTCGCCTTCCAGAGCCCGTTCTCCAAAGGCGCCATCCTGGCCGACGAGGTCGGGCTGGGTAAGACCATCGAGGCTGGCCTCCTCCTCGCGCAGAAGTGGGCCGAGCGCAAGCGCCGCCTGCTCGTAATCCTTCCCGCTAACCTGCGCAAACAGTGGAGCCAGGAGCTGGAGGATAAGTTCTACCTGCCGTCGGTGATCCTAGAAGCCCGCAGCTTCAACGAGGCCATCCGCGCCGGTAACCTCAACCCGTTTCAGCAGGATGCGGTCGTGCTTTGTTCCTACCAGTTCGCGCGTTCCAAGGAGCCTTACGTTCGCCAGACCGCGTGGGACCTGGTGGTCATCGACGAGGCCCACCGGCTGCGCAACGTCTACAAGAACTCGAGCAAGATCGCGCTCTCCATCAAGCAGGCCGTCGCGTCCTTCCCAAAGGTCCTTCTTACCGCCACTCCTCTGCAGAACTCACTGCTGGAGCTCTACGGGCTGGTCAGCATCATCGACGATTACGCCTTTGGCGATCTGGAGAGCTATCGCACACGTTTTGCGCGGCTGTCCAACGAGGACAACTTCGCGGAACTCAAGGAACGGCTGGCGCCGATCTGCAAGCGCACGCTGCGCCGCCAGGTGCTGGAGTACGTGAAGTACACGAATCGCCACGCACTGGTTCAGGAGTTCGTCCCGACGCCGGAGGAGCAGCGGCTCTATGACCTCGTCTCCGCCTACCTTCAACGCGACGCCCTCTACGCCTTGCCCGCGAGCCAGCGCCAGCTCGTGACCCTGATCCTGCGCAAACTTCTGG
This genomic window contains:
- a CDS encoding YihY/virulence factor BrkB family protein, with protein sequence MTKKRTSGTTAAIAKDPGPFVIRVAKGFRANQGFLLAGAVAYHTLLSLVPLTILVLIGLSHFVEEAELLRTMDRYLELLVPGQSDAIMAELTTFLNHRDVVGWVLIVTILFFSSLAFTVLENAMSVIFHHRAAIKRRHFLISALIPYCFILSLGIGLLVVTVVSGSLQTMGAENIDLFGKTFSLGGLSGFLFYAIGVIGEILVLSAIYLVMPVGRLSWRHALIGGVTAAVLWEITRHMLVAYFSTLSQVSIVYGSLTTSIVVLLSLEIAAMVLLIGAQVIAEYERYRSERAAAAPTK